From the genome of Vicia villosa cultivar HV-30 ecotype Madison, WI linkage group LG2, Vvil1.0, whole genome shotgun sequence, one region includes:
- the LOC131647268 gene encoding F-box/LRR-repeat protein 13-like, producing the protein MKTRRRRRYHGKDRISALPDCLLLQILSNLEVYRAVQLSILSTRWKNIWKHMSVVTLHHRNFESIESFATFVSQFFSFRTGKSSLQALNFECFHYFDPDLLKRIIKYLFSHNIQLLDMSVPCSLEHFPLCTNFSYHSLTSLKLIACQEIYHWGRQGPVFPNSLQFPALTYLYLGFFTLLCTTDDGYADPFSVFQSLNTLIIKHCPLYNYITNVEDSLFISSVTLVNLTIVLPDSYKSYKFKLSTPNLCSFNFTGNPFQNLSGHNNISNTNFSYIKHVRISLISNKVAKFPSILSNWLLALMESFTVTSKTLKILNLFPKSWKIDFPYLHNLKLLKIETHEFSSLPDGREDFLLQNAPSAKKVIFPGFSLKDLAKEDRRRIKQFRYRY; encoded by the exons ATGAAAACAAGGAGACGAAGACGATATCATGGTAAAGACAGAATCAGTGCTTTACCTGACTGTCTTTTGCTTCAAATTTTGTCTAATTTGGAAGTCTATCGAGCTGTTCAATTATCCATCCTCTCCACAAGATGGAAGAATATCTGGAAACATATGTCCGTTGTTACTTTGCATCACAGAAACTTTGAATCTATCGAAAGTTTTGCTACTTTCGTTTCTCAATTTTTCTCTTTTCGGACTGGTAAATCCTCTCTGCAAGCTCTCAATTTTGAATGCTTCCACTATTTTGATCCTGACCTGCTCAAAAGGATTATAAAATACTTATTTTCACACAATATCCAACTGTTAGATATGTCCGTGCCTTGTAGTCTCGAACACTTTCCACTTTGCACCAACTTTTCATATCATTCTCTAACCTCTCTTAAACTTATTGCATGCCAAGAAATTTATCATTGGGGTAGACAAGGACCAGTATTTCCAAATTCTCTTCAATTTCCTGCATTAACCTACTTGTATTTAGGATTCTTCACCTTACTCTGCACTACAGATGATGGCTATGCTGACCCCTTTTCGGTATTTCAAAGTTTGAATACTTTGATCATTAAACATTGTCCACTTTATAATTATATAACCAATGTTGAAGACAGCCTCTTCATATCAAGCGTTACGCTTGTTAATTTAACAATAGTATTGCCTGACAGTTACAAGTCTTACAAATTTAAATTATCTACCCCAAATCTTTGTAGCTTTAATTTTACTGGTAATCCTTTTCAAAATCTATCTGGGCACAATAACATTAGCAATACCAATTTCTCTTATATTAAACATGTAAGGATTAGTTTAATATCTAACAAAGTCGCAAAATTTCCTTCAATTCTATCAAATTGGCTTCTTGCCCTTATGGAATCATTCACAGTCACTTCAAAGACTCTTAag ATTCTCAACTTATTTCCAAAGTCATGGAAGATTGATTTCCCTTATTTACATaacttgaagttattgaaaatAGAAACACATGAGTTTTCATCTCTACCCGATGGAAGAGAAGACTTTTTGCTTCAAAATGCACCGTCAGCTAAGA
- the LOC131652760 gene encoding WAT1-related protein At3g28050-like isoform X1 produces the protein MRRRWSFYMDILPVFVIIGNEFIDMGLLTLFKAATLQGMNNHVFIAYAYALGTLVLLPVTLFTRRSRMVPPPLSFSIICKSMLLGAIGCGSQILGYISINYSSPTLASAIANLVPAFTFMLAVTFRMEKLALKSRSSNAKVMGSIISIAGAFVLTFYKGPSIWNSSLLHQPNEFLKSVDSSWAIAGILLIVDYFLVSLWYIFQVHILKEFPDELTLVLLYSISATIISTVVALISVPNASAWKIGLNLSLISIVSSGIFGKLIGNIVSAWSIHLKGAVYVTSFKPLQIVISVGLGVIFLGDSLYVGSIIGAAIISIGLYGVLWGKATEEIEEDVGFLDSPSTENAPLLQSYIPQTFEKKIDGNV, from the exons ATGAGAAGAAGATGGTCCTTTTACATGGATATTTTGCCAGTTTTTGTGATTATAGGCAATGAATTTATTGACATGGGTTTACTCACTTTGTTCAAAGCAGCAACACTACAAGGAATGAACAATCATGTCTTTATTGCTTATGCTTATGCTCTTGGTACTCTTGTTCTTCTTCCTGTCACTCTTTTCACTAGAAG ATCAAGAATGGTTCCTCCTCCACTGAGTTTCTCCATAATATGCAAAAGTATGCTTCTTGGGGCAATAGG ATGTGGATCTCAGATTTTGGGGTATATTAGTATTAATTATAGTTCTCCAACGCTTGCTTCAGCAATTGCTAATTTGGTACCTGCTTTCACTTTCATGCTAGCGGTTACTTTCAG GATGGAAAAGTTAGCTTTAAAGAGTAGAAGTAGTAATGCTAAGGTAATGGGAAGCATAATATCAATAGCAGGTGCCTTTGTCTTAACTTTCTACAAAGGACCATCCATCTGGAATTCTTCTTTACTTCATCAACCAAATGAATTTCTCAAGTCAGTGGATTCAAGTTGGGCCATTGCTGGCATTCTGCTAATAGTCGACTATTTTCTGGTTTCTCTATGGTACATTTTTCAG GTACATATCTTGAAGGAGTTCCCAGATGAACTAACTTTAGTCTTGTTATACTCCATAAGTGCAACCATCATATCGACAGTTGTAGCTTTGATATCAGTTCCAAATGCAAGTGCTTGGAAAATAGGATTAAATCTCTCACTCATCTCCATTGTTTCCTCT GGAATTTTCGGAAAGTTAATAGGCAATATAGTTTCTGCATGGTCAATTCACTTAAAGGGAGCTGTTTATGTAACTTCATTCAAACCACTGCAAATTGTTATTTCTGTTGGCTTGGGTGTTATATTCCTTGGTGATTCTCTTTATGTTGGAAG TATAATTGGAGCCGCAATAATCTCAATTGGCCTTTATGGTGTATTATGGGGAAAAGCAACAGAAGAGATAGAGGAGGATGTTGGTTTCCTAGATTCACCATCTACAGAGAATGCACCTCTGTTGCAAAGTTATATACCTCAAACATTCGAAAAGAAAATAGATGGAAATGTATAA
- the LOC131652760 gene encoding WAT1-related protein At3g28050-like isoform X2, translating to MVPPPLSFSIICKSMLLGAIGCGSQILGYISINYSSPTLASAIANLVPAFTFMLAVTFRMEKLALKSRSSNAKVMGSIISIAGAFVLTFYKGPSIWNSSLLHQPNEFLKSVDSSWAIAGILLIVDYFLVSLWYIFQVHILKEFPDELTLVLLYSISATIISTVVALISVPNASAWKIGLNLSLISIVSSGIFGKLIGNIVSAWSIHLKGAVYVTSFKPLQIVISVGLGVIFLGDSLYVGSIIGAAIISIGLYGVLWGKATEEIEEDVGFLDSPSTENAPLLQSYIPQTFEKKIDGNV from the exons ATGGTTCCTCCTCCACTGAGTTTCTCCATAATATGCAAAAGTATGCTTCTTGGGGCAATAGG ATGTGGATCTCAGATTTTGGGGTATATTAGTATTAATTATAGTTCTCCAACGCTTGCTTCAGCAATTGCTAATTTGGTACCTGCTTTCACTTTCATGCTAGCGGTTACTTTCAG GATGGAAAAGTTAGCTTTAAAGAGTAGAAGTAGTAATGCTAAGGTAATGGGAAGCATAATATCAATAGCAGGTGCCTTTGTCTTAACTTTCTACAAAGGACCATCCATCTGGAATTCTTCTTTACTTCATCAACCAAATGAATTTCTCAAGTCAGTGGATTCAAGTTGGGCCATTGCTGGCATTCTGCTAATAGTCGACTATTTTCTGGTTTCTCTATGGTACATTTTTCAG GTACATATCTTGAAGGAGTTCCCAGATGAACTAACTTTAGTCTTGTTATACTCCATAAGTGCAACCATCATATCGACAGTTGTAGCTTTGATATCAGTTCCAAATGCAAGTGCTTGGAAAATAGGATTAAATCTCTCACTCATCTCCATTGTTTCCTCT GGAATTTTCGGAAAGTTAATAGGCAATATAGTTTCTGCATGGTCAATTCACTTAAAGGGAGCTGTTTATGTAACTTCATTCAAACCACTGCAAATTGTTATTTCTGTTGGCTTGGGTGTTATATTCCTTGGTGATTCTCTTTATGTTGGAAG TATAATTGGAGCCGCAATAATCTCAATTGGCCTTTATGGTGTATTATGGGGAAAAGCAACAGAAGAGATAGAGGAGGATGTTGGTTTCCTAGATTCACCATCTACAGAGAATGCACCTCTGTTGCAAAGTTATATACCTCAAACATTCGAAAAGAAAATAGATGGAAATGTATAA